One window of Aliarcobacter lanthieri genomic DNA carries:
- a CDS encoding MutS-related protein, with protein sequence MREEVAELLENRGELLTITYFKLQRLFEKKYGENALVLMEIGTFFEVYEVNNDEEKIGKAKEIAELLNIQLTRKNKAILENSKENPIMAGVPAISFEKHLARIIAEQKYTVAIIRQKGLPPSVSRYLDTVVSPGTNFDFVIDQDENNITSLLIDQIKGIYLVGYSAIDVTTGKCYYNEIHGTSEDKFFALDEVFNYMNMHKTNEIIITFADKNINQKEVIDYLELTLKTFHIGNFRPKISYQNELFKNVFNIESLLTSIEHLDMERVPLASESLAVLIDFVIGHDSNIVQKLSHPQKLDISKYIYLGNNALEQLNIIETTHNPSLIKLINNTSTAMGKRLLKERLTHPVKDSKELLRRYALSKELYDYHAPIENELANIYDIERLTRRIKLNRLHPFELNYLYDSLLSIKEVVTFMENYKFITPPCSSADLTLFIQSIDSTFDLSVSGKFMLKDVDTNMVSQGINTKIDELNAQNEILYSKLELLRSHILSFMKNDDSNFVNINRLDKEGFFITLTKNRFNLIKKELLNSHLIVDDELYLFKDFNIRIQTNSVKIFCKLTENISDKYVHNLRKIIELNKLVFKDKIAEFEKRFAILLQELVQFIAEVDLTVSNIKTAKKYNYTCPQIVKTKDNENFLELIDLRHPIIEANEEQGIYVPNDIILGQLNLTSKEHKDNIIIKNSNPVNITNNQMHGILLYGINSSGKSSLMKSIGIAVVLAQAGFYVPCKSMRFSIFDAVYTRISGADNIAKGLSSFAVEMLELKNIFNRATKNSLVLGDEISHSTETMSGLSIVASAILKLAKLESLFVFATHLHQLPQIEEIQNLRNIIPLHLAVFYKDDEDKLIFDRKLSFGSGSSMYGLEYAKSLHMDKEFLSVANDIRKRLSDDYNPLERLTQRKTSKYNNSVFASSCVICGRACDDVHHIKEQARANKDGFIGHINANHKYNLIPLCKEHHKMVHDGTINVNGFVATSKGLELHYTIVEDK encoded by the coding sequence GTGAGAGAAGAGGTTGCTGAACTCTTAGAAAATAGAGGAGAACTTTTAACAATTACCTATTTTAAACTTCAAAGACTATTTGAAAAGAAATATGGAGAAAATGCTCTTGTTTTAATGGAAATAGGAACATTTTTTGAAGTTTATGAAGTAAATAATGATGAAGAAAAAATTGGTAAAGCAAAAGAAATAGCTGAACTTCTTAATATACAGCTAACGAGAAAAAATAAAGCAATCCTTGAAAATTCAAAAGAAAACCCTATAATGGCTGGAGTTCCAGCAATATCATTTGAAAAACATTTAGCTAGAATTATTGCTGAACAAAAATATACAGTTGCAATAATACGGCAAAAAGGTCTTCCCCCAAGTGTAAGTAGATATTTAGACACTGTAGTAAGTCCTGGAACAAATTTTGATTTTGTAATAGACCAAGATGAAAATAACATAACTTCACTTTTAATTGATCAAATAAAAGGAATATATCTTGTAGGATATAGTGCAATAGATGTTACTACGGGAAAGTGTTACTATAATGAAATCCATGGAACAAGTGAAGATAAGTTTTTTGCACTTGATGAAGTTTTTAACTATATGAATATGCATAAGACAAATGAAATTATCATAACATTTGCAGATAAAAATATAAATCAGAAAGAAGTTATTGATTATTTAGAACTTACTCTTAAAACTTTTCATATAGGAAATTTTAGACCAAAAATATCTTATCAAAATGAGTTATTTAAAAATGTATTTAATATTGAATCTCTTCTAACATCAATTGAACATCTTGATATGGAGAGAGTTCCATTAGCCTCAGAATCTTTGGCAGTTTTAATAGACTTTGTAATAGGACATGATTCAAATATTGTGCAAAAGTTATCACATCCACAAAAATTGGATATTAGTAAATATATCTATCTTGGAAATAATGCACTAGAACAACTAAATATAATAGAAACAACTCATAATCCTAGTTTAATAAAACTTATAAATAATACTTCAACAGCTATGGGTAAAAGACTTTTAAAAGAAAGACTTACACATCCAGTTAAAGATAGTAAAGAATTACTTAGAAGATATGCACTTTCAAAAGAGTTATATGATTATCATGCTCCAATAGAAAATGAACTTGCAAATATTTATGATATTGAAAGGCTTACAAGACGAATAAAGCTAAATCGACTTCATCCTTTTGAATTAAATTATTTGTATGATTCTCTTTTGAGTATAAAAGAAGTTGTAACTTTTATGGAAAACTATAAATTTATAACTCCACCTTGTAGCAGCGCTGATTTGACTCTGTTTATTCAATCTATTGATTCAACTTTTGATTTATCTGTAAGTGGTAAATTTATGTTAAAAGATGTAGATACTAATATGGTTAGTCAAGGAATAAATACAAAAATTGATGAATTAAATGCACAAAATGAGATTTTGTATTCTAAATTGGAACTTTTAAGAAGTCATATTTTAAGTTTTATGAAAAATGATGATTCAAATTTTGTAAATATAAATAGACTTGATAAAGAAGGATTTTTTATAACTTTAACAAAAAATAGATTTAATCTAATAAAAAAAGAGTTATTGAATTCTCATTTAATTGTTGATGATGAGCTATATTTATTCAAAGATTTTAATATAAGAATACAGACAAATTCAGTAAAAATATTTTGTAAATTAACTGAGAATATTTCAGATAAATATGTACATAATTTGCGAAAAATTATAGAACTAAATAAACTTGTATTTAAAGATAAAATTGCTGAATTTGAAAAAAGATTTGCAATATTGCTTCAAGAATTAGTTCAATTTATTGCTGAAGTTGATTTAACAGTATCAAATATAAAAACAGCAAAAAAGTATAATTATACTTGTCCTCAAATTGTAAAGACAAAAGATAATGAAAACTTTTTAGAACTTATTGATTTAAGGCATCCTATAATTGAAGCAAATGAAGAACAAGGAATATATGTACCAAACGATATTATTTTAGGGCAATTAAATCTTACTTCAAAAGAGCATAAAGATAATATAATCATAAAAAACTCAAATCCAGTAAATATTACAAATAATCAAATGCATGGAATTTTACTATATGGTATAAATTCTTCTGGAAAATCATCACTAATGAAATCTATTGGAATTGCAGTTGTTCTTGCTCAAGCAGGTTTTTATGTACCTTGTAAAAGTATGAGATTTTCTATTTTTGATGCAGTTTATACAAGGATTAGTGGAGCTGATAATATTGCAAAAGGATTGTCAAGTTTTGCTGTTGAGATGTTAGAACTTAAAAATATTTTTAATAGAGCTACAAAAAATTCACTTGTTTTAGGAGATGAAATCTCACATAGTACTGAAACTATGAGTGGGTTAAGTATTGTTGCAAGTGCTATTTTGAAGTTGGCTAAACTTGAATCATTATTTGTTTTTGCTACACATCTACATCAATTACCACAAATTGAGGAAATACAAAACTTAAGAAATATTATACCCCTTCATTTAGCAGTTTTTTATAAAGATGATGAAGATAAACTAATCTTTGATAGAAAATTAAGCTTTGGAAGTGGATCATCTATGTATGGTTTAGAATATGCAAAATCACTTCATATGGATAAAGAGTTTCTAAGTGTTGCAAATGATATAAGAAAAAGATTAAGTGATGATTATAATCCTTTGGAGAGATTAACTCAAAGAAAAACTTCGAAATATAATAATAGCGTGTTCGCTTCTTCTTGTGTAATTTGTGGTCGTGCTTGTGATGATGTTCATCACATAAAAGAGCAGGCAAGGGCAAATAAAGATGGGTTTATAGGACATATAAATGCAAATCATAAATATAATCTTATCCCTCTTTGTAAAGAACACCATAAAATGGTACATGATGGAACTATCAACGTAAATGGTTTTGTTGCAACTTCTAAAGGTTTAGAGTTACATTACACTATTGTAGAGGATAAATAA
- a CDS encoding MarC family protein, which produces MDFFISTLLKMFFIMTPFFVLSVFLTITNEATPSEKRKLAVKVTFSVVIISLVLLFFGQHIFKVFGITLEAFKIGAGALLFLTAVGLIYGNKDGQQPTDKNLSDLAVVPLALPITIGPGTIGVLLVIGAEFDSFSKLIMGSLALICAIFLIGTMLYLSSLIEKFIGKEGLLIISKITGLFLAALSAQIMFDGIKSFLGI; this is translated from the coding sequence ATGGATTTTTTTATATCTACTTTATTAAAAATGTTTTTTATTATGACACCATTTTTTGTGCTTAGTGTATTTTTAACTATTACAAACGAAGCAACTCCAAGTGAAAAAAGAAAACTTGCAGTTAAAGTTACTTTTTCTGTTGTTATTATCTCTTTAGTATTACTATTTTTTGGACAACATATATTTAAAGTTTTTGGTATAACTTTAGAAGCTTTTAAAATAGGAGCTGGAGCATTATTGTTTTTAACAGCAGTTGGGCTTATATATGGGAATAAAGATGGGCAACAACCAACAGATAAAAATTTATCTGATTTAGCAGTTGTACCATTAGCCTTACCAATTACTATTGGACCTGGAACTATAGGAGTTTTACTTGTAATAGGAGCAGAATTTGATAGTTTTTCAAAATTAATTATGGGAAGTTTAGCTTTAATTTGTGCTATTTTTTTAATAGGAACGATGCTATATTTGTCTAGCTTAATAGAAAAGTTTATAGGGAAAGAAGGATTATTGATTATTTCAAAAATTACAGGTCTTTTTTTAGCTGCATTATCAGCACAAATAATGTTTGATGGAATAAAAAGTTTTTTAGGAATCTAG
- a CDS encoding heme-binding domain-containing protein — MKLAIGILFLVFIVMQFISPKKVEYIKDSPLEIQAPENIKAILKKACYDCHSNEINYPWYSNLAPFSWVVINHTKEGTRALNFSKWEDYNYIEKNEKLKAIYRSVYSAMPLPAYTLVHIDADITKEEREMIRNWTGVRK, encoded by the coding sequence ATGAAATTAGCAATAGGAATATTATTTTTAGTTTTTATAGTAATGCAATTTATAAGCCCAAAAAAAGTTGAGTATATAAAAGATTCACCTTTAGAAATACAAGCGCCTGAAAATATAAAAGCAATACTAAAAAAAGCTTGTTATGATTGTCATTCAAATGAGATAAATTATCCTTGGTATTCAAATCTTGCTCCTTTTTCATGGGTAGTTATTAATCATACGAAAGAAGGAACTAGAGCATTAAATTTTTCAAAATGGGAAGATTATAATTATATTGAGAAAAATGAAAAGTTAAAAGCTATTTATAGAAGCGTTTATTCCGCTATGCCTCTTCCTGCATATACTTTGGTACATATTGATGCTGATATTACAAAGGAAGAAAGAGAAATGATTAGAAATTGGACAGGAGTTCGAAAATAG
- a CDS encoding 2-isopropylmalate synthase, which produces MDKNKIIVFDTTLRDGEQSPGCSMNTEEKLRVALQLEKLGVDVMEAGFAAASPGDFDAVSQIAKIIKNSTICSLSRAIENDIKQAGLAVSHAPKHRIHTFIATSPIHMQYKLKMTPDEVIKRAVRAVEYAKTFVDDVEFSCEDAGRSEISFLKEVMDAVINAGAKTINLPDTVGYRLPTELGAMIKELSEYAKDRAIISVHNHNDLGLATANTLASVLNGARQIEVTINGLGERAGNSSLEEAVMAIKVRKDVFGDLYTNINTPEIYATSRLVATITGVEPQQNKAIVGKNAFAHESGIHQDGVLKHQETYEIMRPEDVGVIKDSTLILGKHSGRAAFKDKIAQLGFDSVSDDELNNAFERFKVLADKKKDITDDDVRMLITDEALNHDKIYELVGLQISDCSSGMPTAAVSIKFEDKIIKDAGLGDGTMDAIFKTIDRITGYSGELKDYKVISVSEGKDALAKVTTRVSFENSQSFVGHGLSIDTMLATANAYIGALNSYLSQKNRLTKNCGHQV; this is translated from the coding sequence ATGGATAAAAATAAAATTATTGTATTTGATACTACTTTAAGAGATGGAGAGCAAAGTCCTGGTTGTTCTATGAATACAGAAGAAAAATTAAGAGTTGCATTGCAGTTAGAAAAATTAGGAGTTGATGTTATGGAAGCTGGTTTTGCAGCTGCAAGTCCAGGTGATTTCGATGCTGTTAGTCAAATAGCAAAAATTATAAAAAACTCAACTATCTGTTCATTAAGTAGAGCTATAGAAAATGATATAAAACAGGCTGGATTAGCTGTTTCTCATGCTCCAAAGCATAGAATTCATACTTTTATAGCAACAAGCCCTATTCATATGCAATATAAATTAAAAATGACTCCAGATGAAGTTATCAAAAGAGCAGTTAGAGCAGTAGAATATGCTAAAACTTTTGTAGATGATGTAGAATTTAGCTGTGAAGATGCTGGGAGAAGTGAAATATCTTTCTTAAAAGAGGTTATGGATGCAGTTATAAATGCAGGTGCAAAAACAATAAACTTACCAGATACTGTTGGATATAGATTACCAACAGAATTAGGTGCTATGATTAAAGAATTAAGTGAATATGCGAAAGATAGAGCAATAATTTCTGTACATAATCATAATGATTTAGGTTTAGCAACTGCTAACACTTTAGCTTCTGTTTTAAATGGTGCTAGACAAATTGAAGTTACAATAAATGGATTAGGAGAAAGAGCTGGTAACTCTTCTTTAGAAGAAGCAGTGATGGCTATAAAAGTACGAAAAGATGTATTTGGAGATTTATATACAAATATAAATACACCTGAAATATATGCGACTTCAAGATTAGTTGCTACAATTACAGGAGTTGAACCACAACAAAATAAGGCAATTGTTGGAAAAAATGCTTTTGCTCATGAAAGTGGTATTCATCAAGATGGTGTTTTAAAACATCAAGAAACTTATGAAATTATGAGACCTGAAGATGTTGGAGTTATAAAAGATAGTACTTTAATTTTAGGAAAACATAGTGGAAGAGCAGCATTTAAGGATAAAATTGCACAATTAGGTTTTGATAGTGTTAGTGATGATGAATTAAATAATGCATTTGAAAGATTTAAAGTTTTAGCTGATAAGAAAAAAGATATAACAGATGATGATGTAAGAATGTTAATTACTGATGAAGCTTTAAATCATGATAAAATATATGAATTAGTTGGATTACAAATAAGTGACTGTTCAAGTGGTATGCCAACAGCAGCTGTATCTATAAAATTTGAAGATAAAATTATTAAAGATGCAGGTTTGGGAGATGGTACTATGGATGCTATTTTTAAAACTATAGATAGAATTACTGGATATAGTGGAGAGTTAAAAGATTATAAAGTAATTTCAGTAAGTGAAGGAAAAGATGCACTAGCAAAAGTTACGACAAGAGTAAGCTTTGAAAATAGCCAATCTTTTGTAGGACATGGCTTAAGTATTGATACTATGCTTGCAACTGCAAATGCATATATTGGAGCTTTAAACTCATATTTGTCTCAAAAAAATAGACTTACAAAAAATTGTGGTCATCAGGTATAA
- the ftsH gene encoding ATP-dependent zinc metalloprotease FtsH, whose product MNNKQQNNNPNNNNESNNNFFNNNPILIFVIFAIVTIFAFKTIMPENEMGVTNQNQAFSGSSANKTIAYSELKRLISAGKIEYVGIGNTQIRAISKNDGLQRITYTARRVVPDETLIPELEKNAIGYGGINEENVLSDILFGWVIPIFLFFAIWMFLVKRMQKSMGGGSGGILGIGSSKKMINSEKPNVKFDDMAGNKEAKEEVQEVVDFLKAPDRYVRLGAQIPKGVLLVGPPGTGKTLLAKAVAGEADVQFLSVSGSAFIEMFVGVGASRVRDLFEQAKKVAPAIIFIDEIDAIGKSRASGGPMGGNDEREQTLNQLLAEMDGFSSESAPVIVLAATNRPEVLDPALLRPGRFDRQVLVDKPDYEGRIEILNVHIKDVKLAKDVDLKEVAKMTAGLAGADLANIINEAALLAGRASKNQVEASDFKEAVERQIAGLEKKSRRISPKERKIVAYHESGHALIAEITKGAKKVNKVSIVPRGLAALGYTLNTPEENKYLMQKHELIAEVDVLLGGRAAEEVFIGEISTGAGNDLERATNIIKSMATIYGMSDIAGLMVLERRTNQFLGGQTQKDFSDAMAKELDDHVKKVLNERYEIVKQSLKDNSEAIEQMTTELLDIEVITGERVREIIKENGGTVFEDEDLHTEALKKDEDIETSKKVKESKIDEVKTEKKDEVVKNNEEDKSIK is encoded by the coding sequence ATGAATAATAAGCAACAAAATAATAATCCTAATAATAACAACGAGAGTAATAATAATTTTTTTAATAATAATCCAATATTAATATTTGTAATTTTTGCAATAGTTACAATTTTTGCTTTTAAAACAATTATGCCTGAAAATGAGATGGGGGTAACTAATCAAAATCAAGCATTTAGTGGAAGTAGTGCAAATAAAACTATTGCTTACTCAGAATTGAAAAGATTAATTAGTGCAGGGAAGATAGAATATGTTGGAATTGGTAATACACAAATTAGAGCAATTAGTAAAAATGATGGATTACAAAGAATTACTTATACAGCTAGACGTGTAGTTCCTGATGAAACTCTAATTCCAGAATTAGAAAAAAATGCTATTGGATATGGTGGAATAAATGAAGAGAATGTATTATCAGATATTTTATTTGGTTGGGTAATTCCTATTTTCTTATTTTTCGCTATTTGGATGTTCTTAGTTAAAAGAATGCAAAAGTCTATGGGTGGCGGAAGTGGTGGAATTTTAGGTATTGGTTCATCTAAAAAAATGATTAATTCGGAAAAACCAAATGTAAAATTTGATGATATGGCAGGAAATAAAGAGGCTAAAGAAGAAGTTCAAGAAGTTGTAGATTTCTTAAAAGCTCCAGATAGATATGTAAGATTAGGTGCTCAAATTCCAAAAGGTGTTTTATTAGTAGGACCTCCAGGTACTGGAAAAACTTTACTTGCAAAAGCAGTTGCTGGTGAGGCTGATGTACAATTTTTATCTGTTTCAGGATCAGCATTTATAGAGATGTTTGTTGGAGTTGGAGCAAGTAGAGTAAGAGACTTATTTGAACAAGCTAAAAAAGTTGCTCCTGCAATTATTTTTATTGATGAGATTGATGCTATTGGAAAAAGTAGAGCTAGTGGTGGACCAATGGGTGGAAATGATGAAAGAGAACAAACTCTAAATCAGCTTTTAGCAGAAATGGATGGATTTTCTAGTGAATCAGCACCAGTTATTGTTTTAGCTGCTACAAATAGACCAGAAGTTTTAGACCCAGCACTTTTAAGACCAGGTAGATTTGATAGACAAGTTTTAGTTGATAAACCTGATTATGAAGGAAGAATAGAAATATTAAATGTACATATTAAAGATGTAAAATTAGCTAAAGATGTAGATTTAAAAGAAGTTGCTAAAATGACAGCGGGGCTTGCTGGTGCTGATTTAGCAAATATTATAAATGAAGCTGCTCTTTTAGCAGGTCGTGCTTCAAAAAATCAAGTTGAAGCTAGTGATTTTAAAGAAGCAGTTGAAAGACAAATTGCTGGACTTGAGAAAAAATCAAGAAGAATATCTCCAAAAGAGAGAAAAATAGTAGCATATCATGAAAGTGGGCATGCTTTAATAGCTGAAATTACAAAAGGTGCAAAAAAAGTAAATAAAGTATCAATTGTTCCAAGAGGACTTGCTGCATTAGGATATACTTTGAATACTCCAGAAGAAAATAAGTATTTAATGCAAAAACATGAATTAATAGCTGAAGTAGATGTTCTTTTAGGTGGGCGTGCAGCAGAAGAAGTATTTATTGGTGAAATTTCAACTGGTGCTGGAAATGATTTAGAAAGAGCTACAAATATTATAAAATCTATGGCAACAATTTATGGAATGAGTGATATAGCTGGATTAATGGTATTGGAAAGAAGAACAAATCAATTTTTAGGTGGGCAAACTCAAAAAGATTTTTCTGATGCAATGGCAAAAGAACTTGATGATCATGTTAAAAAAGTTTTAAATGAAAGATATGAAATTGTAAAACAGTCATTGAAAGATAATAGTGAAGCAATAGAACAAATGACAACAGAGCTTCTTGATATAGAGGTAATTACTGGTGAAAGAGTTCGAGAAATTATTAAAGAAAATGGTGGAACTGTTTTTGAAGATGAAGATTTACATACTGAAGCTTTAAAAAAAGATGAAGATATAGAAACTTCAAAAAAAGTAAAAGAATCAAAAATTGATGAAGTTAAAACTGAAAAAAAAGATGAAGTTGTAAAAAACAACGAAGAAGATAAATCAATAAAATAA
- a CDS encoding thioredoxin family protein, whose amino-acid sequence MKTINNLEKITKTLEESKAVLLYFSGKSCSVCNVLKLKIQNSLEKKFSLMKSILIEDNLEISTHFTVFSNPTILVFFEGKEFKRYGRNISISLFENDIERLYKMVF is encoded by the coding sequence ATGAAAACAATAAATAACTTAGAAAAGATAACTAAAACTTTAGAAGAAAGTAAGGCAGTTTTGCTATACTTTAGTGGTAAAAGTTGTTCTGTTTGTAATGTTTTAAAGCTAAAAATACAAAATAGTTTAGAAAAAAAATTTTCTTTAATGAAATCAATTTTAATTGAGGATAATTTGGAAATTAGTACACATTTTACAGTTTTCTCAAATCCTACGATATTAGTTTTTTTTGAAGGAAAAGAGTTTAAAAGATATGGTAGAAATATTAGTATTTCTTTGTTTGAAAATGATATAGAAAGATTATATAAGATGGTGTTTTGA
- a CDS encoding 50S ribosomal protein L11 methyltransferase yields the protein MSKQYFELAIKPQNHYELFLDLVESLTSDAIEENDGFIIIRSEDNLDDFVDAINKFSEALQTQCDISCEKKDNIDWIKKYQDSIKSVEVGNFYIRPSWEDKKDSKIDIIIDPALAFGSGHHETTSSCIEVIDEFVKNNDTLLDVGTGSGILAIASAKKGAIVDICDTDEICIDSTKSNFELNQEKFNQFWVGSASKATKKYDVVVANIIADILVMIANDLKNCLKDQGILILSGILDKHKDKVLKKFNDLKDIKIIHKNEWITIVLKNSKES from the coding sequence TTGTCTAAACAATATTTTGAATTAGCAATAAAACCACAAAACCATTATGAACTCTTTCTAGACTTAGTTGAATCTCTTACAAGTGATGCAATTGAGGAAAATGATGGTTTTATAATAATACGAAGTGAAGATAATCTTGATGATTTTGTAGATGCTATAAATAAATTTAGTGAAGCTTTACAAACACAATGTGATATTTCTTGTGAAAAGAAAGATAATATAGATTGGATTAAAAAATATCAAGACTCTATAAAATCAGTTGAAGTTGGTAATTTTTATATTCGTCCATCTTGGGAAGATAAAAAAGATAGTAAAATTGATATCATAATTGATCCAGCATTAGCTTTTGGTTCAGGACATCATGAAACTACATCTTCTTGTATAGAAGTAATAGATGAATTTGTAAAAAATAATGATACATTACTTGATGTTGGAACAGGAAGTGGTATCTTAGCAATAGCAAGTGCTAAAAAAGGTGCTATTGTAGATATTTGTGACACTGATGAAATTTGTATAGATAGTACAAAATCTAATTTTGAATTAAATCAAGAAAAATTTAATCAATTTTGGGTAGGTTCAGCCTCAAAAGCAACAAAAAAATATGATGTAGTTGTAGCAAATATAATTGCAGATATATTAGTAATGATTGCAAACGATTTAAAAAATTGTTTAAAAGATCAAGGTATCCTAATTCTTTCTGGTATCTTAGATAAACATAAAGATAAAGTTTTAAAAAAATTTAATGATTTAAAAGATATAAAAATTATCCATAAGAACGAGTGGATAACAATAGTTCTTAAAAATAGTAAGGAGTCTTAA
- a CDS encoding Wzz/FepE/Etk N-terminal domain-containing protein, with the protein MKDKYLQEDEIDLKELFQIIWKRKFFILVFTLFITFLSGVYVYKKIPIYEVKSFIEIGYINNEILEDINILEQKLKVIYSVDEPKRENDGFEKGIVTSIKQIKGVKNLLEIKTESYSNENALEKNKEVLRFIQNLFIEKIKQYEIVLNNSILDTKREIDFINNIEIKNIKSQIDILKEQELKNIDRQIEILKSQNIQNIEKEIEILKSQKIENINREINLLENQEIPRLKTHINFLINSKTKSLEDKIVFYSKSLDKYIKELDNLNKNIEKSSSSTSMVASVQMLNYQNLITNAQNQIKDLELQIEIIQNETIPNLKYQLDNITTIQIKDLENKKKNISLVNIKDLENKKANILNVEIKDLQNQKLNVSNETIRKLEDKINIELQTKITQLNEKIDTLDFKKSEQNLSNSKLVGEYIVNDYPIKPKKSLTIVVSFITGFILSIFIVLFINIIRKN; encoded by the coding sequence ATGAAAGATAAATATTTACAAGAAGATGAAATAGATTTAAAAGAATTATTTCAAATAATATGGAAAAGAAAATTCTTTATTTTAGTTTTTACTTTATTTATAACTTTTTTATCTGGAGTTTATGTTTATAAAAAAATACCAATTTATGAAGTAAAATCTTTTATTGAAATTGGATACATAAATAATGAAATACTTGAAGATATAAATATTTTAGAACAAAAATTAAAAGTTATATATTCAGTTGATGAACCAAAAAGAGAAAATGATGGTTTTGAAAAAGGGATAGTAACTTCTATAAAACAGATAAAAGGTGTAAAAAATCTTTTAGAAATAAAAACAGAAAGTTACTCAAATGAAAATGCTTTAGAAAAAAATAAAGAAGTTTTACGTTTTATTCAAAATTTATTTATTGAGAAAATAAAACAATATGAAATAGTTTTAAATAATAGTATTTTAGATACAAAAAGAGAGATAGATTTTATAAATAATATTGAAATAAAAAATATAAAATCACAAATAGATATCTTAAAAGAACAAGAATTAAAAAATATTGATAGACAAATAGAAATATTGAAAAGTCAAAATATACAAAATATTGAAAAAGAGATTGAGATATTAAAAAGTCAAAAAATTGAGAATATTAATAGAGAAATAAATTTATTAGAAAACCAAGAGATACCAAGATTAAAAACACATATAAATTTTTTAATAAATTCTAAAACTAAATCTTTAGAAGATAAAATTGTTTTTTATTCAAAAAGTTTGGATAAATACATTAAAGAACTAGATAATTTAAATAAAAATATAGAAAAGTCTAGTAGTTCAACTTCAATGGTTGCTTCCGTTCAAATGTTAAATTATCAAAATCTGATTACAAATGCACAAAATCAAATAAAAGATTTAGAGTTACAAATTGAAATTATACAAAATGAGACTATACCAAATCTTAAATATCAACTAGACAATATTACTACTATTCAAATAAAAGATTTAGAGAATAAAAAGAAAAATATTTCATTAGTTAATATAAAAGATTTAGAAAATAAAAAAGCAAATATTTTAAATGTAGAGATAAAGGATTTACAAAATCAAAAATTAAATGTATCAAATGAGACTATTAGAAAGCTTGAAGATAAAATAAATATTGAATTACAAACAAAAATAACACAACTAAATGAAAAAATAGATACTTTAGATTTTAAAAAAAGTGAACAAAATCTTAGTAATTCAAAACTTGTAGGAGAATATATAGTAAATGATTATCCTATAAAACCAAAAAAATCTTTAACTATTGTAGTTTCTTTTATAACTGGATTTATACTTTCAATTTTTATTGTATTGTTCATAAATATTATTAGAAAAAATTAA